From the Gramella sp. Hel_I_59 genome, one window contains:
- a CDS encoding glycoside hydrolase family 16 protein, whose amino-acid sequence MRGPYSFLILCLVLVSAACAQEKIIFEEDFNADTLNMEIWNYEEGDGCPDLCGWGNNEKQIYNRDYVALEDGKLVITAEKKGDTYYSGKINSKDNVEFTYGVIEVKAKLATGKGLWPAIWMLGADISEVGWPASGEIDIVEYIGREPGIVFTSLHTPASHGNTINTKKTKITDIEEGYHTYKAVWTPDYIKFFVDGNQLYRFTPENYNEDEYPFKKDFYFLINMAVGGNLGGAEIDESALPDKFYIDHIKVTELPEEY is encoded by the coding sequence ATGAGAGGACCCTACTCCTTTTTAATCCTGTGCCTTGTCTTAGTTTCTGCGGCCTGTGCACAGGAAAAAATAATTTTCGAAGAGGACTTCAACGCAGATACTCTAAATATGGAGATCTGGAATTATGAAGAAGGGGACGGTTGCCCTGATCTTTGTGGTTGGGGGAACAACGAAAAGCAGATCTACAACCGCGATTATGTTGCCCTGGAAGATGGCAAACTGGTAATCACTGCGGAAAAAAAAGGTGATACCTACTATTCAGGAAAGATCAACTCCAAAGACAACGTTGAGTTTACTTATGGTGTTATTGAAGTAAAAGCAAAACTTGCTACGGGTAAAGGTCTCTGGCCAGCTATCTGGATGTTGGGTGCAGACATTAGTGAGGTTGGATGGCCTGCCAGTGGCGAGATCGATATTGTGGAATATATAGGCAGAGAGCCGGGAATCGTTTTTACTTCCTTGCATACTCCGGCAAGTCACGGGAACACGATTAATACTAAGAAAACGAAAATTACAGATATCGAAGAAGGTTATCACACCTACAAAGCGGTGTGGACGCCAGATTATATCAAATTTTTTGTAGACGGGAATCAGTTATACCGCTTTACTCCGGAAAACTATAATGAAGATGAGTATCCTTTTAAGAAGGATTTCTATTTCCTTATAAATATGGCCGTTGGAGGAAATCTTGGAGGTGCGGAAATAGATGAGTCGGCATTGCCAGACAAATTCTATATAGATCATATCAAGGTAACTGAATTGCCTGAAGAATATTAA
- the bglX gene encoding beta-glucosidase BglX, with the protein MRKLFLSTLSLVLGTIGLHAQESGLKSSVKNVEAKVDSVLNIMTLEEKVGQMIQYNGSWDLTGPASETGNKQKEDRLKKGLVGSMLNVLSVEATEKAQKLNMENSRIKIPIIFGYDVIHGYKTIFPVPLAETASWDMEAAEESARIAALESVAEGVNWTFSPMIDVSRDARWGRIMEGSGEDPYLTSQVAVAKVNGYQGDDLANPNTIAATAKHFAGYGFAEGGKDYNTVNIGKNELHNVILPPFKAAADAGAATFMNAFNTIDGIPATGSESLQRELLKTEWGWDGFIVSDWGSISEMIPHGFARDKVHAAEIAVKAGSDMDMEGGAYQAGLEQLVAEGKVDEELINDAVRRILRVKFMMGLFEDPYRYINAEVKKDVPYEQHLETARDIARKSIVLLKNENDLLPMSASAGKIAVIGPLANDKDTPIGNWRAQGEANSAVSVVEGLKNQLPDSDIVYSEGVKLGMGERSFLMPLKINKTDTTGMGEAVKNARDAEVVVMVLGEDAFQSGEGRSQANIGFAGLQLELLKKVYDVNKNIVLVLINGRPMELSWSAENIPAIVEAWQLGSESGNAIADVLLGKYNPSGKLPVSFPRAVGQEPLYYNYKNTGRPYSEQHVTYSHYTDIENGPLFPFGYGLSYTAFDYAKPTLSSAILTSGETATLSVAVTNSGDTKGKEVVQLYVRDMVASTSRPVKELKGFEMIELEAGETKTVEFEISEEMLQFYTAQEKWEAEEGEFRLMVGTNSEELQTVTLNFQK; encoded by the coding sequence ATGAGAAAGTTATTCTTAAGTACCCTTTCACTCGTGCTTGGGACCATAGGGCTCCATGCCCAGGAATCAGGTCTCAAAAGTTCGGTAAAGAATGTCGAAGCCAAAGTAGATTCGGTTTTAAACATTATGACCCTGGAAGAGAAAGTAGGCCAGATGATCCAGTACAACGGAAGTTGGGATCTTACAGGACCCGCTTCTGAAACCGGTAATAAACAAAAAGAAGACAGACTTAAAAAAGGTCTGGTTGGATCTATGCTGAATGTTCTTTCAGTAGAAGCGACCGAAAAAGCACAAAAGCTGAACATGGAAAATTCACGTATCAAGATTCCGATTATTTTTGGATATGATGTGATCCATGGATACAAAACAATTTTTCCGGTGCCGTTGGCAGAAACTGCCAGTTGGGATATGGAAGCTGCAGAGGAGTCGGCTCGAATTGCCGCTTTAGAATCTGTCGCAGAAGGTGTGAACTGGACGTTTTCGCCAATGATCGATGTTTCACGCGATGCTCGCTGGGGACGAATCATGGAAGGTTCCGGGGAAGATCCTTATTTAACCTCTCAGGTTGCAGTTGCCAAAGTAAATGGATACCAGGGAGATGACCTTGCAAATCCTAATACGATCGCAGCAACCGCTAAGCATTTTGCTGGATATGGTTTTGCTGAAGGTGGAAAGGATTATAACACCGTGAATATTGGTAAGAACGAACTTCATAATGTCATTCTGCCACCGTTTAAAGCTGCGGCAGATGCTGGAGCTGCAACTTTTATGAATGCCTTCAACACGATTGACGGTATTCCTGCGACTGGTAGTGAAAGCCTTCAGCGCGAGTTACTAAAAACTGAATGGGGTTGGGATGGATTTATAGTTTCAGACTGGGGTTCTATTTCAGAAATGATACCTCATGGATTTGCCCGCGACAAAGTTCATGCTGCAGAAATTGCTGTAAAAGCAGGAAGCGACATGGATATGGAAGGCGGAGCTTATCAGGCCGGACTGGAGCAATTGGTTGCTGAAGGAAAAGTTGATGAAGAGCTTATCAATGATGCAGTTCGCAGAATCCTGAGAGTTAAATTTATGATGGGTCTTTTCGAAGATCCTTATCGTTATATCAATGCTGAAGTAAAAAAGGATGTGCCTTATGAGCAACATCTTGAAACAGCACGTGATATTGCCAGAAAATCCATTGTTCTTCTGAAGAATGAGAACGATCTTTTGCCAATGTCAGCTTCCGCAGGAAAGATCGCGGTGATTGGTCCGCTTGCTAATGACAAGGACACGCCAATTGGAAACTGGAGAGCACAGGGTGAAGCGAACTCTGCAGTATCTGTAGTAGAGGGTTTAAAAAACCAATTACCAGACTCTGATATTGTTTATTCTGAAGGAGTAAAGTTAGGGATGGGAGAGCGTAGCTTTCTAATGCCGCTCAAGATCAACAAGACCGATACTACAGGAATGGGTGAGGCAGTTAAAAATGCCAGAGACGCTGAGGTGGTGGTCATGGTACTTGGTGAAGATGCATTTCAATCTGGGGAAGGTAGAAGTCAGGCAAATATTGGTTTCGCCGGACTGCAACTAGAGCTTTTGAAAAAAGTTTACGATGTAAATAAGAATATCGTTCTGGTACTTATAAATGGAAGACCAATGGAGTTAAGCTGGTCTGCTGAAAATATCCCTGCTATCGTGGAAGCCTGGCAGCTTGGATCCGAAAGTGGAAATGCAATTGCAGATGTACTTCTTGGAAAATATAATCCTTCCGGGAAATTACCGGTTTCTTTTCCTAGAGCTGTGGGACAGGAGCCATTGTATTATAATTACAAAAACACAGGAAGACCATACAGCGAACAGCATGTGACCTACTCGCATTATACAGATATTGAAAACGGACCTTTATTTCCATTCGGTTATGGGCTTAGTTACACAGCTTTCGATTACGCAAAACCAACTTTGAGTTCAGCTATACTAACTTCAGGTGAAACTGCGACTTTGAGTGTTGCAGTTACAAATTCTGGTGATACCAAAGGAAAAGAAGTTGTGCAATTATATGTGCGTGATATGGTGGCTAGCACGAGCAGACCTGTAAAGGAATTGAAAGGTTTTGAGATGATCGAACTGGAAGCGGGTGAAACTAAAACTGTAGAGTTTGAAATTTCAGAAGAGATGCTTCAGTTTTATACCGCTCAGGAAAAGTGGGAAGCTGAAGAAGGAGAGTTCAGATTGATGGTTGGAACCAATTCAGAAGAGCTACAAACAGTAACCCTTAATTTTCAGAAATAA
- a CDS encoding family 16 glycosylhydrolase, which translates to MRYIKLISFLFATLFIMSCQEDDLTLDTIVVPTDLQVSTNISDDGSGMVEFNATANDAITYEYNFSDGSSAVAPSGNYTKRFTRTGLNTYLVTVVAYGKGGVSSSMSLEVEVESDFNDPDTKQFLTGGSSKTWYVAAVEAGHLGVGPNFVADGVASAFPEFYQAAPFEKAGDEISSCFYTDELTFTENGENITYNQDNMGQTFFNVDYVTEFGGGGGQDECIDYDTSGDKSVTLAPAENGVPADATTGTEIQLGGGGFMSYYIGASNYEVLSITENTMYVRAIPGSNPDLAWYLKFTTTPFEQQQAGTGGEEEEEEAFVSQFNEIFWSDEFDGDALDTTIWNYETGNGTNGWGNGEVQYYTEDNVSVADGSLVITARREAESGFDFTSARITTMDKFEVTYGRVEARAKMPEGGGTWPAIWMLGADFDVVGWPATGEIDIMEFVGNKPNEVSSALHFPGNSGGNAIFEATDIQFAATEWHTYAVEWTADEITFLVDNEVNFTFTNESSLPFNKDFFLIMNVAMGGALGGNIPAEFSEASMEVDYIRVYK; encoded by the coding sequence ATGAGATATATTAAATTAATAAGCTTCCTGTTTGCAACTCTCTTTATCATGAGTTGCCAGGAAGATGATCTCACCCTCGATACGATCGTAGTTCCTACAGATCTTCAGGTGAGTACAAATATTAGTGACGATGGCTCTGGGATGGTAGAGTTTAATGCTACCGCCAACGATGCGATCACATATGAATACAACTTTAGCGATGGCTCTTCTGCTGTTGCTCCAAGTGGAAACTATACAAAACGTTTCACCAGAACAGGACTGAATACGTACCTGGTAACCGTAGTAGCCTACGGTAAAGGTGGTGTTAGTAGCTCCATGTCTCTGGAAGTTGAAGTTGAAAGTGATTTTAATGATCCTGATACTAAACAATTCCTTACTGGAGGAAGTTCTAAAACCTGGTATGTTGCGGCAGTTGAAGCTGGACATCTTGGAGTAGGACCCAATTTTGTAGCAGACGGAGTTGCTAGTGCTTTTCCTGAATTTTATCAGGCAGCACCATTCGAAAAAGCGGGTGATGAGATCTCTTCATGTTTTTATACAGATGAGCTGACTTTTACTGAAAATGGTGAGAATATCACATACAATCAGGACAACATGGGTCAAACGTTTTTCAATGTAGACTACGTAACCGAGTTTGGTGGCGGCGGTGGTCAGGATGAATGTATCGATTACGATACTTCTGGCGATAAGTCTGTTACCCTGGCTCCGGCAGAAAATGGAGTTCCTGCAGATGCTACGACTGGAACTGAAATCCAATTAGGTGGCGGTGGATTTATGAGCTATTACATTGGAGCAAGTAACTATGAGGTTCTAAGTATTACTGAAAATACCATGTATGTAAGAGCAATTCCAGGAAGCAATCCTGATCTTGCCTGGTATCTTAAATTCACAACTACTCCTTTTGAGCAGCAACAAGCTGGTACTGGAGGAGAAGAAGAGGAAGAAGAAGCATTTGTTTCTCAATTCAATGAAATCTTCTGGAGCGATGAATTTGATGGCGATGCACTGGATACTACTATCTGGAACTACGAAACCGGAAACGGAACTAATGGTTGGGGTAATGGCGAAGTACAATATTATACTGAAGATAATGTGTCTGTAGCAGACGGAAGTCTTGTTATTACAGCTCGAAGAGAAGCTGAGAGCGGATTTGATTTCACTTCTGCAAGAATTACTACTATGGACAAGTTTGAAGTGACTTACGGTCGTGTAGAAGCTCGTGCCAAGATGCCTGAAGGTGGTGGAACATGGCCAGCGATCTGGATGCTTGGAGCCGATTTTGATGTAGTTGGATGGCCTGCTACCGGTGAGATCGACATCATGGAATTTGTAGGTAACAAACCAAATGAAGTTTCTTCAGCATTACATTTCCCTGGAAATTCCGGCGGTAATGCAATTTTCGAAGCAACCGATATTCAATTTGCAGCTACAGAGTGGCATACATATGCCGTAGAATGGACAGCAGATGAAATCACTTTTCTGGTAGATAACGAGGTGAACTTTACGTTTACCAATGAATCTTCTCTGCCGTTCAACAAGGATTTCTTCCTGATTATGAATGTAGCAATGGGTGGCGCACTTGGCGGTAATATCCCTGCAGAATTTAGCGAAGCTTCTATGGAAGTGGATTACATCAGAGTATATAAATAG
- a CDS encoding RagB/SusD family nutrient uptake outer membrane protein has protein sequence MRTKLYTINWILAFAFLALSGCSDDFVDVDSQDENSEDFFNTPEDYDLALVGAYDLLQSTYLNVMLGEIASDNTLAGGESANDTPGIQEIDNMEHTPVNQQLRDIWSWMFAGVNRANYVLEFQDALDFEGKTEIVAQARFLRAYYYFELVKWFGDVPLAVDNRIQFGEQFDIPRTPRAEVYAQIEQDLMFAAANLPAVQSVKGRVTSGAAQALLGKAYLFQNKFAEAATVFEPVISGPYSLVQDYNFIFEPEGENNAESIFEVQYSDEEGAGFGCLQCSEGNVAVGFNGVRNISYPNPDDAVFDSGFSFNVPVQEVVDEFSDDDIRKDVAILDIEAHAAATGASYAIGYEHTGYYNRKYIARAGDLNTGDQNLTNPNNYRSIRFADVLLMASEANFKSGNEDRARTYLNRVRDRAGLEDVSFSGNNLLNQIYEDRRLELVGEGHRFFDLVRTGRAADEIDGFVTGKHELFPIPAIEIELAGNNWEQNPGY, from the coding sequence ATGAGAACGAAATTATATACAATCAATTGGATACTCGCCTTTGCTTTTTTGGCGCTATCTGGATGTAGTGATGACTTCGTGGATGTAGACAGCCAGGATGAAAATTCTGAGGATTTCTTTAATACACCCGAAGATTATGACCTTGCATTGGTTGGAGCTTATGACCTGCTTCAATCTACTTACCTTAATGTGATGCTGGGCGAGATCGCTTCAGATAATACCCTTGCGGGTGGTGAGAGTGCGAACGATACTCCTGGAATTCAGGAAATTGACAATATGGAGCATACTCCTGTAAACCAGCAATTAAGAGATATCTGGAGCTGGATGTTCGCCGGTGTAAATCGTGCAAACTACGTACTGGAATTTCAGGATGCTTTAGACTTTGAAGGTAAGACTGAAATCGTTGCTCAGGCAAGATTTCTAAGAGCTTATTATTATTTCGAACTGGTAAAATGGTTTGGAGATGTGCCATTAGCGGTAGATAACAGAATCCAGTTTGGAGAACAATTCGATATTCCTAGAACTCCAAGAGCTGAAGTATATGCTCAGATTGAGCAGGATCTAATGTTCGCTGCGGCAAACCTTCCGGCTGTACAAAGCGTAAAAGGTCGTGTAACTTCAGGAGCAGCTCAGGCTTTGCTTGGAAAAGCCTATTTATTTCAGAATAAATTTGCTGAAGCAGCTACTGTTTTCGAACCTGTTATTAGTGGACCTTACTCTCTCGTGCAGGATTATAACTTCATATTTGAGCCAGAAGGTGAAAATAATGCGGAGTCAATTTTTGAAGTTCAGTATTCAGATGAAGAAGGTGCCGGTTTTGGATGTCTTCAATGTTCAGAAGGAAATGTGGCTGTTGGATTTAATGGTGTAAGAAACATTTCTTATCCTAATCCAGATGATGCTGTATTTGATTCTGGATTTAGTTTCAATGTTCCCGTACAAGAAGTAGTTGACGAGTTTTCAGATGATGATATTCGTAAAGATGTAGCTATTCTTGATATCGAAGCACATGCTGCTGCAACTGGAGCAAGCTATGCTATAGGATACGAACATACTGGATATTATAACAGAAAATATATCGCGAGAGCTGGGGATTTGAATACCGGTGACCAAAACCTTACAAATCCAAATAACTACCGCTCAATTCGTTTCGCTGATGTGCTACTAATGGCTTCGGAAGCTAATTTTAAATCTGGAAATGAAGATCGTGCTAGAACTTATTTGAACAGAGTAAGAGACAGAGCAGGACTGGAAGATGTTTCATTTTCTGGAAATAATCTGCTAAATCAGATCTATGAAGATCGCAGACTGGAACTTGTAGGAGAAGGACATCGTTTCTTCGACCTGGTAAGAACAGGAAGAGCAGCAGATGAAATCGACGGTTTCGTTACAGGAAAACACGAATTATTCCCTATCCCGGCTATCGAAATTGAGCTTGCAGGAAACAATTGGGAGCAAAATCCAGGATACTAA
- a CDS encoding nucleoside deaminase encodes MINPYDDTYFMRKALEEAETAYEKGEIPVGVVVVINDRIIARGHNLTETLNDVTAHAEMQAITAAASFLGGKYLKDCTMYITLEPCQMCAGALYWSQISKIVFAAEDSTRGYRKNGVQLHPKTKVTSGILEEEASTLLKRFFIEKRNLN; translated from the coding sequence ATGATCAATCCATACGATGACACTTACTTTATGCGGAAAGCGCTGGAAGAAGCGGAAACTGCTTATGAAAAAGGGGAAATACCCGTTGGAGTGGTCGTGGTCATCAACGACAGGATCATTGCAAGAGGACATAATCTTACAGAAACGCTGAACGATGTAACTGCTCATGCCGAAATGCAGGCTATCACAGCTGCAGCAAGCTTTCTGGGCGGTAAATATCTTAAAGATTGTACCATGTACATCACCCTGGAACCCTGCCAGATGTGTGCCGGCGCTCTTTACTGGAGTCAGATCTCCAAGATCGTTTTTGCTGCTGAAGATAGCACAAGAGGCTATAGAAAAAATGGAGTCCAGCTTCACCCAAAGACTAAAGTGACATCAGGAATTCTGGAAGAAGAAGCTTCCACTTTACTGAAGCGCTTTTTTATAGAAAAAAGAAATCTTAATTAA
- a CDS encoding PKD domain-containing protein, whose product MKIFRILAMLTISLLLFTGCEDDEITNYAFQEISAPTDVTADFDISQDDTGTVTITPSGVGAQTFQVDFGNGETAELANGETATTVYDEGVYLVKVVAVGSTGLTSEFNQRLTIAFKAPENLEVNVNQLPANPAMVEVSATADNAASFDVYFGDTDDEEPTQLMPGETISYTYAAAGTYTIRVVAKGAGAATAEETVEVEVPEASDPLKLPVTFDDPLVGYAVTPFGAAETAFEIVANPQLSGTNDTESMVGAITKAGAQFEGVTFNLGEAVDFSGDNKTLTVKIYSEVAFPVLLKLETGVNDERSNEVDAQHGGTGWETLTFNFATDATTSYIDNNDTGGAAIVPDGQFDRISLFLDQGGSTAGTFYVDDLMRDGDVTGAPMAAENLPIGFEDNTTLSGVFEGGNVTGTPIANPDMNGNNSATVYEFVKGEGSPWYSGIFQIFPQNIDLSQGTTFSFKMWSPKAGINVRFQLEKEGEENPANVFIDETITEANQWVTLTYDFSALVDPADGYDKFVIFPEFDDAAQPAGDGSVYYFDDIMQGEGTDGGEPAATTTSFPVDFESAANGGLSSSWRVFENGDNPALEIITNPDMTGNTSMSVAKFTARPDGESYAGTVTTLNTPFTLDASNSIVKVWVWKSKISDVGIKFENGAGGSTGEIKVANTKTNEWEELTFDFSGVIGDPNNTDITGLVVFPDFEVRTSESVTYFDNITLNSSTGGGTDGGSASGDFALPLDFESDDFTLGANSVPFEIVTNPEQSGINATANAVGKVTNGGGQYEALTFILDEPIDFSGSNKTITMKVYSEIAYQVVFKLETGVNGERAVEVEVSHGGTGWEELTFDFANDARNSFVTNDDANNGQPAVPNGQFDEVSLFLAFAEFTAGEFYIDDIEQN is encoded by the coding sequence ATGAAAATATTCAGAATTTTAGCAATGCTTACCATCTCGCTTCTGCTTTTTACAGGATGTGAAGATGATGAAATTACGAACTACGCGTTCCAGGAAATCTCTGCTCCAACAGATGTAACAGCAGATTTTGATATTAGCCAGGATGATACCGGTACGGTAACTATTACTCCTAGTGGAGTGGGTGCTCAGACTTTTCAGGTTGACTTTGGAAATGGAGAAACCGCTGAACTTGCCAACGGAGAAACTGCAACTACTGTGTACGATGAGGGTGTTTACCTAGTAAAAGTTGTTGCTGTAGGCTCTACTGGTCTAACCAGCGAGTTTAATCAACGTCTAACTATCGCATTTAAAGCTCCGGAGAATCTGGAAGTGAATGTAAACCAGTTACCCGCAAACCCGGCAATGGTAGAGGTAAGCGCAACGGCAGACAATGCAGCAAGTTTTGATGTGTATTTTGGAGATACAGACGATGAGGAGCCAACTCAGTTAATGCCAGGAGAAACTATCTCTTATACTTATGCTGCGGCTGGAACTTATACAATTAGAGTGGTAGCTAAAGGAGCTGGTGCAGCGACTGCAGAAGAAACTGTAGAAGTTGAAGTACCTGAGGCTTCAGATCCTTTAAAATTACCAGTAACATTTGATGATCCCCTTGTTGGATATGCAGTAACTCCATTTGGAGCTGCAGAGACTGCTTTCGAGATCGTTGCAAATCCCCAATTATCTGGAACTAACGATACAGAATCTATGGTTGGTGCTATCACAAAGGCAGGAGCTCAATTTGAAGGTGTGACCTTCAATCTTGGTGAAGCCGTGGACTTTTCTGGTGATAATAAAACACTTACAGTAAAAATTTATTCTGAAGTAGCTTTTCCAGTACTTCTTAAATTAGAAACTGGTGTGAACGATGAGCGATCAAACGAAGTTGATGCACAGCACGGTGGTACAGGATGGGAAACCTTAACCTTCAATTTCGCTACAGATGCCACTACAAGTTATATAGATAATAATGACACTGGTGGAGCTGCGATTGTTCCAGATGGTCAGTTTGATAGAATATCTTTATTTCTTGACCAGGGTGGTTCTACAGCTGGAACTTTCTATGTTGATGATCTAATGCGTGATGGCGATGTTACCGGAGCTCCAATGGCTGCTGAAAATCTTCCAATAGGTTTTGAAGATAACACAACACTATCAGGTGTATTCGAAGGTGGAAATGTTACTGGAACTCCAATTGCTAATCCAGATATGAATGGAAATAATTCTGCTACCGTATACGAATTTGTAAAAGGTGAAGGTTCACCATGGTATTCAGGGATCTTCCAAATCTTCCCTCAAAATATAGATCTATCACAGGGAACTACATTCAGTTTTAAAATGTGGTCTCCAAAAGCAGGAATTAATGTAAGATTCCAGTTGGAAAAAGAAGGGGAAGAAAACCCTGCAAATGTTTTCATTGATGAAACAATTACTGAAGCAAACCAATGGGTTACTTTAACTTATGATTTCTCAGCATTAGTAGATCCGGCTGATGGTTACGATAAGTTCGTAATCTTCCCTGAGTTTGATGATGCTGCACAACCAGCAGGTGATGGTTCAGTTTATTATTTTGATGATATCATGCAAGGTGAAGGTACAGATGGTGGAGAACCAGCTGCTACAACAACAAGCTTCCCGGTAGATTTCGAATCTGCCGCGAATGGTGGACTTTCTTCAAGCTGGAGAGTTTTCGAAAACGGCGACAATCCTGCTTTGGAAATTATCACAAATCCTGACATGACTGGAAATACTTCTATGAGCGTTGCTAAATTTACTGCACGACCTGACGGAGAATCTTATGCTGGTACTGTTACCACGCTCAATACGCCATTTACATTAGATGCTTCTAATAGTATCGTGAAAGTATGGGTTTGGAAGAGTAAGATTAGTGATGTAGGAATTAAGTTCGAGAATGGAGCCGGAGGTTCCACAGGAGAAATCAAGGTAGCGAATACTAAAACGAATGAATGGGAAGAATTGACTTTCGACTTTTCTGGAGTTATTGGAGATCCTAACAATACTGACATTACAGGACTAGTTGTATTCCCAGACTTTGAAGTGAGAACATCTGAATCTGTTACATATTTCGATAATATTACTTTGAATTCTTCTACAGGAGGTGGTACAGATGGTGGTTCAGCTAGTGGAGATTTCGCTCTGCCACTTGACTTTGAAAGCGATGATTTCACTCTTGGTGCTAACAGTGTTCCTTTCGAGATAGTTACAAATCCTGAGCAATCAGGAATCAATGCCACAGCAAATGCAGTTGGAAAAGTTACCAATGGCGGTGGTCAATATGAGGCACTTACTTTCATATTGGACGAACCAATAGACTTTTCAGGATCAAATAAAACGATCACCATGAAAGTTTATTCTGAAATTGCTTACCAGGTAGTTTTCAAATTAGAGACTGGTGTTAATGGAGAAAGAGCTGTAGAGGTTGAGGTTAGTCACGGCGGAACAGGTTGGGAAGAACTAACTTTTGACTTCGCTAATGATGCAAGAAACAGTTTTGTCACGAATGACGATGCGAATAATGGGCAGCCTGCAGTACCTAATGGACAATTTGATGAGGTATCACTCTTTCTTGCCTTTGCTGAATTTACCGCTGGTGAATTCTATATAGACGATATCGAACAGAACTAG